The Halorhabdus sp. BNX81 genome includes a region encoding these proteins:
- a CDS encoding redox-regulated ATPase YchF, with protein sequence MSYKIGLVGKPSVGKSTFFNAATMNDVPEGAYPFTTIDPSVGEAYVRVECAAPEFGHTCTPNHGYCDDGVRFVPTKLVDVAGLVPGAHEGKGLGNQFLSDLNEADVLIHVVDFTGETDLEGEPTTDHDPRADIDFLENELDMWYVDVFEKGIERHQTGYNGADGDIEADLAEQLSAFGIGEDEIKQVILAEELELDPDTWDEADRQALAREIRMRTKPIVIAANKMDTEAAQDNWDAVTSDPDYEHLTFVPVSAHAEKALKNGNEQGVLDYRPGDEDFEVTADLPEAKAAGLEEIREFIGAYGGTGVQDVIETALFEVLDAIAVFPGARKPQDDGTFLQDCFVLPDGSTAEDFAYFLHTDIGEGFLHAHDVRSERQVGAETELDHRDVVEITTTN encoded by the coding sequence ATGAGCTACAAGATCGGTCTCGTGGGCAAACCCTCGGTGGGGAAGTCCACGTTCTTCAATGCGGCGACGATGAACGACGTGCCGGAGGGGGCCTATCCGTTCACGACGATCGACCCCTCGGTCGGCGAGGCGTACGTCCGGGTCGAGTGTGCAGCCCCCGAATTCGGCCACACCTGCACGCCGAATCACGGCTACTGTGACGATGGCGTCCGCTTCGTCCCGACGAAGCTGGTTGACGTCGCGGGGCTCGTCCCCGGCGCTCACGAGGGCAAGGGGCTCGGCAATCAGTTCCTCTCGGACCTGAACGAGGCGGACGTCCTGATCCACGTCGTCGATTTCACCGGCGAGACGGATCTGGAAGGCGAACCGACGACGGATCACGACCCACGCGCGGACATCGACTTCCTGGAGAACGAACTCGACATGTGGTATGTCGATGTCTTCGAGAAGGGGATCGAGCGCCACCAGACGGGGTATAATGGCGCAGATGGGGACATCGAGGCCGACCTCGCCGAACAGCTCTCGGCGTTCGGGATCGGTGAAGACGAGATCAAGCAGGTCATCCTCGCCGAAGAGTTAGAACTCGATCCCGACACGTGGGACGAAGCCGATCGGCAAGCTCTGGCCCGCGAGATCCGGATGCGGACCAAGCCAATCGTCATCGCGGCCAACAAGATGGACACCGAGGCCGCACAGGACAACTGGGACGCGGTGACGAGCGATCCCGACTACGAGCACCTGACGTTCGTACCTGTCTCGGCCCATGCCGAAAAGGCGTTGAAGAACGGCAACGAACAGGGTGTGCTGGACTACCGGCCCGGTGACGAGGACTTCGAAGTGACGGCTGACCTCCCCGAGGCAAAAGCAGCGGGCCTCGAAGAGATCCGCGAGTTCATCGGAGCCTACGGCGGGACAGGTGTCCAGGACGTCATCGAAACGGCGCTGTTCGAAGTGTTAGACGCGATCGCCGTCTTCCCTGGCGCGCGCAAGCCACAGGACGACGGCACCTTTTTGCAGGACTGTTTCGTCCTCCCCGACGGCTCGACGGCAGAGGACTTCGCGTATTTCCTGCATACCGACATCGGCGAGGGCTTTCTTCACGCTCACGACGTCCGTTCGGAGCGTCAGGTCGGCGCGGAGACGGAACTCGATCACCGTGACGTCGTCGAGATCACGACGACGAACTGA
- a CDS encoding DNA topoisomerase IV subunit A: MSTDTDGTDGTDGDARERLIELAAQFYDQFDRGDVPHMDVPTRTKTNIEYDPEQKVWVYGDRKSTRSANSVRGAQKLLKVIYSIDFLANQLEEDRSSTLRELYYLSESWDLDEAQFNSQDESNQIIEDLEIVSDVRREEFHMRPEESGAKVMGPLRLREQTNRGDREIHCQDDVGQGGYQIPNDPDTIEFLDNDADFVLCVETGGMRDRLVENGFDDEYNALVVHLGGQPARATRRLTKRLHDELDLPVTVFTDGDPWSYRIYGSVAYGSIKSAHLSKYLATPEAQFIGVQPEDIVEYDLPTDPLADSDVNALESELEDPRFQTDYWEEQIELQLDIDKKSEQQALASYGLDFVTDTYLPERLEAMGIL; the protein is encoded by the coding sequence ATGAGCACGGACACAGACGGAACCGACGGAACCGACGGGGACGCCCGCGAGCGGTTGATCGAGCTGGCGGCACAGTTCTACGACCAGTTCGACCGCGGTGACGTGCCCCACATGGACGTCCCGACCCGGACGAAGACCAACATCGAGTACGACCCCGAACAGAAAGTCTGGGTCTACGGCGATCGGAAGAGTACACGCTCGGCCAACAGCGTTCGGGGGGCACAGAAGCTCCTGAAGGTCATCTATTCGATCGACTTCCTCGCGAATCAACTCGAAGAAGACCGCTCTTCGACGCTGCGTGAACTGTACTACCTCAGCGAATCCTGGGACCTCGACGAGGCGCAGTTCAACAGCCAGGACGAGTCAAATCAGATCATCGAGGACTTGGAAATCGTCTCGGACGTGCGCCGTGAGGAGTTCCATATGCGTCCCGAGGAGTCCGGCGCGAAGGTGATGGGCCCGTTGCGACTTCGGGAGCAAACCAACCGCGGGGATCGGGAGATCCACTGCCAGGACGACGTGGGCCAGGGCGGCTATCAGATCCCGAACGACCCCGACACCATCGAGTTCCTTGACAACGACGCCGACTTCGTCCTCTGTGTCGAGACCGGTGGTATGCGCGATCGACTCGTCGAGAACGGCTTCGACGACGAGTACAACGCCCTCGTGGTCCATCTGGGCGGCCAGCCTGCCCGTGCGACCCGCCGGCTGACCAAGCGACTCCACGACGAACTTGATCTGCCGGTGACGGTGTTCACTGACGGTGACCCGTGGTCCTACCGGATCTACGGATCGGTCGCCTACGGGTCGATCAAATCCGCCCACCTCTCGAAGTACCTCGCGACGCCGGAAGCGCAGTTCATCGGCGTCCAGCCCGAGGACATCGTCGAGTACGACCTCCCGACCGACCCCCTCGCGGATTCGGACGTCAACGCCCTCGAATCAGAACTCGAAGACCCCCGCTTCCAGACCGATTACTGGGAGGAACAGATCGAACTCCAGCTCGACATCGACAAGAAGTCCGAACAGCAGGCCCTGGCCTCCTACGGCCTCGACTTCGTGACTGATACGTATCTACCCGAGCGTCTCGAAGCGATGGGTATTCTGTAG
- a CDS encoding DNA topoisomerase VI subunit B has translation MPSMQSTLGEEGIAEELAASQRQISIAEFFEKNKHMLGFDSGARALVTAVKEGVDNSLDACEEADIFPDVYVEIEDVGEYYRLVIEDNGPGITREQLPKVFGKLLYGSRFHKREQNRGQQGIGISAAVLYSQLTSGKPAKITSRTKGSEEAHYFELIIDTDTNEPEIDVDETTAWDRPHGTRIELELEANLRARQQLHDYIKHTAVVNPHARIEFHEPNMAEPAKFERVEGADLPAETEEIRPHPHGVELGTVLKMLDATDSYSVSGFLQGEFTRVGGKTSDKILDNFRDRHFGREMAWQPPQVHEGDVEVAVRAAVANKGKDATKSFAREVADAVDGRERIAHHQLRTIVDEAAETAAEGFGTTFGSTVREKATAAAWAQIVGDTDEGDQRETLASDLYGLVDEATSKRKDDATIEGLADRIASKFADRDDRHRCTREQLAEYVERAAENTEEYDDATIGETARENVVEAVWSVMATVPDDVPNVATLADDRDAAAELLEAMRETEIIAPPTGCLAPISERLVEEGLRKEFDADFYAASTRDASVHGGDPFIVEAGIAYGGELEEGGPVDVMRFANRVPLVYQRGACATTDVVKTINWRNYGLDQPGGSGIPSGPAVVMVHVASTNVPFTSESKDAIANIPEIEDEIELAIREAARELKSFLNERRSRRQRREKQDKLGTILPEMATKLTAVTGRAELNIDDSLARIMNNVLLEREREDGTVSLVVENNDSTNADVEITEIVTAEPVSVDADGDEARVVEMDGEWFIKWSPTVSSGDEAVLTYEVSEDAAFDISVEGIAEEKLTVDGEQ, from the coding sequence ATGCCATCGATGCAGTCAACGCTCGGCGAAGAGGGGATCGCCGAGGAACTGGCCGCAAGTCAGCGCCAGATCTCCATCGCCGAGTTCTTCGAGAAAAACAAGCACATGCTCGGGTTCGACTCGGGAGCCCGCGCACTCGTCACGGCCGTCAAAGAAGGTGTCGACAACAGCCTCGACGCCTGCGAGGAGGCCGATATCTTCCCCGACGTCTACGTCGAAATCGAGGACGTCGGCGAGTACTACCGGCTGGTCATCGAGGACAACGGTCCGGGGATCACGCGCGAACAACTCCCCAAAGTCTTCGGGAAGCTGCTGTACGGCAGCCGGTTTCACAAACGGGAGCAGAATCGCGGTCAGCAGGGGATCGGAATCTCCGCAGCCGTCCTCTATTCGCAGTTGACGTCCGGCAAGCCCGCCAAGATCACCTCCCGGACGAAGGGCAGCGAGGAGGCCCACTACTTCGAGTTGATCATCGACACCGACACCAACGAGCCCGAGATCGACGTCGACGAGACGACGGCCTGGGATCGCCCCCACGGGACGCGAATCGAACTCGAACTGGAAGCTAATCTCCGGGCGCGCCAGCAACTGCACGATTACATCAAGCACACGGCCGTGGTTAATCCACATGCCCGTATCGAGTTCCACGAACCGAACATGGCCGAGCCGGCGAAGTTCGAGCGCGTCGAGGGCGCGGATCTCCCGGCCGAGACCGAAGAGATCCGTCCCCACCCCCACGGCGTCGAACTCGGGACGGTACTCAAGATGCTCGATGCCACCGATTCGTATTCCGTGTCCGGCTTCTTGCAGGGGGAGTTCACCCGCGTGGGTGGGAAGACGTCGGACAAGATCCTCGACAACTTCCGGGATCGGCACTTCGGCCGCGAGATGGCCTGGCAGCCACCACAGGTTCACGAAGGTGACGTCGAGGTGGCCGTCAGGGCTGCCGTCGCCAACAAGGGTAAAGACGCCACCAAATCCTTCGCCCGTGAGGTGGCCGACGCCGTCGATGGTCGCGAACGGATCGCCCATCACCAGCTCCGTACGATCGTCGACGAGGCAGCCGAAACCGCCGCCGAGGGCTTCGGGACGACGTTCGGCAGCACCGTCCGGGAGAAAGCCACGGCGGCAGCCTGGGCCCAGATCGTCGGGGACACGGACGAGGGCGATCAGCGCGAGACGCTGGCCTCGGACCTCTATGGCCTGGTCGACGAAGCCACCAGCAAACGAAAAGACGACGCGACGATCGAAGGGCTGGCCGACCGCATCGCCTCGAAGTTCGCCGATAGGGATGACCGCCACCGTTGCACCCGCGAGCAGCTCGCCGAGTACGTCGAGCGAGCCGCCGAAAACACCGAGGAGTACGACGACGCGACGATCGGTGAAACCGCCCGCGAGAACGTTGTCGAAGCGGTTTGGAGCGTGATGGCGACGGTCCCTGACGACGTGCCGAACGTCGCGACCCTTGCCGACGACCGCGACGCGGCCGCCGAACTCTTAGAAGCGATGCGTGAGACCGAGATCATCGCGCCGCCGACCGGCTGTCTCGCCCCGATCTCCGAGCGGCTCGTCGAGGAAGGGCTCCGCAAGGAGTTCGATGCCGACTTCTACGCCGCATCCACGCGGGACGCCTCTGTCCACGGCGGCGATCCGTTCATCGTCGAGGCCGGGATCGCCTATGGCGGCGAACTTGAGGAAGGGGGGCCGGTCGACGTAATGCGATTCGCGAACCGCGTCCCGCTGGTCTACCAGCGTGGGGCGTGTGCGACGACGGACGTCGTCAAGACGATCAACTGGCGCAACTACGGGCTCGACCAGCCGGGCGGCAGCGGCATTCCCAGCGGGCCGGCCGTCGTGATGGTCCACGTCGCCTCGACGAACGTCCCCTTCACGAGCGAATCGAAGGACGCCATCGCCAACATCCCCGAGATCGAAGACGAGATCGAACTCGCGATCCGGGAGGCGGCCCGCGAACTCAAGTCGTTCCTCAACGAGCGGCGGTCGCGTCGTCAGCGCCGCGAAAAGCAGGACAAACTCGGGACGATCCTCCCGGAGATGGCGACGAAGCTGACTGCGGTGACCGGGCGCGCAGAGTTGAACATCGACGATTCGCTGGCCCGGATCATGAACAACGTCCTCCTCGAGCGGGAGCGCGAGGACGGGACAGTCAGTCTTGTCGTCGAGAACAACGACAGCACGAACGCCGACGTCGAGATCACGGAGATCGTGACCGCCGAGCCGGTGAGCGTCGATGCCGACGGTGACGAGGCCCGCGTCGTCGAGATGGACGGCGAGTGGTTCATCAAGTGGTCGCCGACCGTTTCGAGTGGCGACGAGGCGGTTCTGACCTACGAGGTCAGCGAGGACGCAGCGTTCGACATTTCGGTCGAGGGTATCGCCGAGGAGAAACTCACAGTGGACGGTGAACAATGA
- a CDS encoding TrmB family transcriptional regulator, whose translation MSENDDSALARQLEHFGLSDTEIQTYLAVLEHGEAKASTIADATGVSKRYVYSVCEELEDQGFVEVNDHVVPTKIRAKRPEDVIEILSNRLDEIEPALERRFSEAETRPQRFDVIKSRVTVVKRIGEYIDDAEQRVALSIPYSTLPQVVEELQAAVDRGVFVLLLVTDVDSDPADFTEYDRPIASVVRSWNVPIPVMLAVDHELGIISSSEMMTVANSDERAISLVQDRIVPTLFGSFLANFWSSADQQYVIDAASLPGTYESIEQAVFQATLHLRNDTAITARVEATPAASETDTETVTGRVVATRQGVVDPITNEFPIEHTLVLETDEGRTTVGGHGAFLEEYAARTVTLEAAE comes from the coding sequence ATGAGCGAAAACGACGATTCGGCGCTTGCCCGGCAGTTAGAACACTTCGGGCTCTCGGATACCGAAATCCAGACGTATCTGGCTGTCCTCGAACACGGAGAGGCAAAGGCGAGTACGATCGCCGACGCGACCGGCGTTTCCAAGCGATACGTCTACAGCGTGTGTGAGGAACTCGAAGATCAGGGATTCGTCGAGGTCAACGACCACGTCGTCCCGACGAAGATCCGTGCCAAGCGACCGGAAGACGTCATCGAGATCCTCTCGAATCGCCTCGACGAAATCGAACCGGCACTCGAACGCCGCTTTTCGGAAGCCGAGACACGCCCACAGCGCTTCGACGTCATCAAGTCCCGGGTCACAGTGGTCAAACGCATCGGCGAGTACATCGACGACGCCGAGCAACGTGTTGCACTCTCGATCCCGTATTCGACGCTCCCCCAAGTCGTCGAGGAGTTACAGGCTGCCGTCGACCGCGGCGTGTTCGTCCTCCTGTTGGTAACTGACGTCGACTCGGACCCAGCTGACTTCACCGAGTACGATCGCCCGATCGCGAGTGTCGTTCGGAGCTGGAACGTCCCGATTCCGGTCATGTTGGCCGTCGATCACGAACTCGGCATCATCTCGTCTTCGGAGATGATGACGGTCGCAAACAGCGACGAGCGCGCGATCTCGCTGGTACAGGACCGGATCGTCCCGACGCTGTTCGGATCGTTCCTGGCGAACTTCTGGTCGAGCGCCGACCAACAGTACGTGATCGATGCTGCGTCGCTGCCGGGGACCTACGAGAGCATCGAACAGGCCGTTTTCCAGGCGACGCTGCACCTGCGAAATGACACTGCGATTACTGCCCGGGTCGAAGCGACGCCGGCCGCTTCCGAGACGGACACCGAAACGGTCACCGGCCGGGTCGTCGCGACCCGTCAGGGGGTCGTCGACCCGATTACGAACGAGTTCCCGATCGAACACACGCTCGTGCTGGAGACCGATGAGGGACGGACGACGGTCGGCGGCCACGGAGCCTTCTTGGAGGAATACGCCGCCAGGACGGTCACACTCGAGGCCGCTGAGTGA